The following coding sequences are from one Reyranella humidisoli window:
- a CDS encoding Bug family tripartite tricarboxylate transporter substrate binding protein: MTKVITTRRSLLRAGAGLIVAAPSIVRAQGAAWPNKPITIVVNFPAGGLTDGIARAFGQSVSQATGQQVMIDNKPGASGNIGAALVARAPADGYTFLHSVSSTLIQNRVMFKTLGFDPDKDLTVVSGTSSGVLPVVVHKSLPAEVNDLKSFIEYAKKNKVNFGSWAMGSSAHIFAQTLNEKYGLTMEVVTYKGEAPMWQDMGAGQLQAAMGSPQAMNALIVKGDVRGIAAPSKVRARVFPNVPTSREQGFDDDAFTVSGWLALAAPAATPKDIVKRMSDLWVAAADSEPGKKMMDSFALVEKPMPHEEVMADYERLKTVLIPRIVALGMKPE, from the coding sequence GCCGGCCTGATCGTCGCCGCCCCGTCGATCGTGCGTGCCCAGGGAGCGGCCTGGCCCAACAAGCCGATCACCATCGTCGTGAATTTCCCCGCTGGCGGTCTCACCGACGGCATCGCCCGAGCCTTCGGCCAGTCCGTGAGCCAGGCCACCGGCCAGCAGGTGATGATCGACAACAAGCCGGGCGCCAGCGGCAACATCGGCGCGGCCCTCGTCGCCCGTGCACCGGCCGACGGCTACACCTTCCTGCATTCGGTCTCGAGCACGCTCATCCAGAACCGGGTGATGTTCAAGACGCTGGGCTTTGATCCCGACAAGGATCTCACCGTCGTGTCGGGCACCTCTTCCGGCGTACTGCCGGTCGTCGTGCACAAGTCGCTGCCGGCCGAGGTGAACGACCTCAAGTCGTTCATCGAGTACGCCAAGAAGAACAAGGTGAACTTCGGCTCGTGGGCGATGGGCTCATCGGCCCACATCTTCGCCCAGACATTGAACGAGAAGTACGGGCTCACCATGGAGGTCGTAACCTACAAGGGCGAGGCGCCGATGTGGCAGGACATGGGGGCGGGCCAGCTGCAGGCCGCCATGGGCAGCCCGCAGGCGATGAACGCGCTGATCGTGAAGGGCGATGTCCGCGGCATCGCGGCGCCGTCGAAGGTGCGCGCCCGCGTATTTCCCAACGTGCCGACCTCGCGCGAGCAGGGCTTCGACGACGATGCCTTCACCGTATCGGGCTGGCTGGCGCTGGCTGCGCCCGCCGCGACGCCGAAGGATATCGTCAAGAGGATGTCCGATCTCTGGGTCGCCGCCGCCGACTCCGAGCCCGGCAAGAAGATGATGGACAGCTTCGCCCTCGTGGAGAAGCCGATGCCCCACGAGGAAGTCATGGCCGACTATGAACGGCTGAAGACGGTCCTCATCCCGCGCATCGTCGCGCTGGGCATGAAGCCCGAGTAG
- a CDS encoding amidase, whose translation MTAYKDFKPLTFHDAAKRFADGSDTPRAYLERCLETVAAREPVVKAFTAINEAGARETADASTARWKEGKPLSAIDGMPLAIKDLLETKDMPTQMGCEAFKGNFPKRDNAAVWALRQAGAIILAKAVTAELGGSHPGATTNPFDATRTPGGSSSGSAAAVGANMVPAAIGTQVGGSIIRPAAYCGNYALKPTQGGINRGERQATSQSTHGPHANSLQDMWQVAIEIARRAGGDRGEVGLMGPSTLPAAVKPNRLVVLETEGWAEVDNATKAAFDGVLKQLRDAGVELIRRKDHPWVEALEQSIANGRNVCGGVTSWENRWGQRGIVDNNPAGVSERAKATLAKAETMSLDDYRMALLARQNAQRMHATMAPLADAAITLACPGPAPVWSGDVPGQPLAPRPTGDFVFNAPSSMLFAPVVTLPLMSVGGLPVGLQLMGQQHEDARMTGLARWFDETLKRVSA comes from the coding sequence ATGACCGCGTACAAGGATTTCAAGCCGCTTACCTTCCACGATGCCGCGAAGCGCTTCGCCGACGGCAGCGACACGCCGCGCGCCTATCTCGAACGCTGCCTGGAGACGGTGGCGGCGCGCGAGCCGGTGGTGAAGGCATTCACGGCGATCAACGAAGCGGGCGCCCGTGAAACAGCCGACGCCAGCACCGCACGCTGGAAGGAAGGCAAGCCGCTTTCCGCCATCGACGGCATGCCGCTCGCCATCAAGGACCTGCTTGAAACGAAGGACATGCCCACGCAGATGGGCTGCGAGGCCTTCAAGGGCAATTTCCCCAAGCGCGACAATGCCGCCGTCTGGGCGCTGCGCCAGGCGGGCGCGATCATCCTCGCCAAGGCGGTGACGGCCGAGCTGGGCGGCTCGCATCCCGGCGCCACGACCAATCCGTTCGATGCGACGCGTACGCCGGGCGGCTCCTCCTCCGGCTCGGCCGCTGCCGTCGGCGCCAACATGGTGCCGGCCGCCATCGGCACGCAGGTCGGCGGCTCGATCATCCGCCCCGCCGCCTATTGCGGAAACTACGCGCTGAAGCCGACGCAGGGTGGCATCAATCGCGGCGAGCGCCAGGCGACGAGCCAGAGCACGCACGGGCCGCACGCCAATTCGCTGCAGGACATGTGGCAGGTCGCGATCGAGATTGCCCGGCGCGCCGGCGGCGATCGCGGCGAGGTCGGCCTGATGGGTCCCTCGACGCTGCCCGCCGCCGTGAAGCCGAACCGCCTCGTCGTGCTGGAGACCGAGGGCTGGGCCGAGGTCGATAATGCGACCAAGGCCGCCTTCGACGGCGTGCTGAAGCAACTGCGCGACGCCGGCGTCGAGCTGATCCGCCGCAAGGATCATCCCTGGGTCGAGGCGCTGGAACAGTCGATCGCCAACGGCCGCAACGTCTGCGGTGGCGTCACAAGCTGGGAAAATCGCTGGGGACAGCGCGGCATCGTCGACAACAATCCGGCCGGCGTCAGCGAGCGTGCCAAGGCGACGCTTGCGAAGGCCGAGACGATGTCGCTCGACGATTATCGCATGGCGCTGCTGGCTCGCCAGAACGCCCAGCGGATGCATGCAACGATGGCACCGCTTGCCGATGCGGCGATCACGCTCGCCTGCCCCGGTCCGGCGCCGGTCTGGTCCGGAGACGTGCCCGGCCAGCCGCTGGCGCCGCGTCCGACCGGTGACTTCGTGTTCAACGCTCCCAGCTCGATGCTGTTCGCGCCGGTCGTCACCCTGCCGCTGATGAGCGTCGGCGGCCTGCCGGTCGGCCTGCAGCTCATGGGCCAGCAGCACGAGGACGCCCGCATGACCGGCCTCGCGCGCTGGTTTGACGAAACCCTGAAGCGGGTCTCGGCTTGA